From a single Natronorubrum tibetense GA33 genomic region:
- a CDS encoding Cdc6/Cdc18 family protein: MIVDDRVLREDFVPSEVVHRHDEVNLLSESLEPLLYGRRADPAFCFGPTGVGKTCIARYTLAQLREQEPAVEVAYVNCWQEYTRFRVLYSVLEAVGRTFDIHRSTPKDELFGRLRETDDRPIVVILDEVDQLEETAALYDLHRLSHVSLVLIANREEELFASFDDRVRSRLRAGTRVRFDRYGTEELTAILAERADKALEPGCVSDEQLRTIADAASGDARVGIGILRSAARRASQQGQECVTDDVLEAAIPDARTAIRRKTVEGLIEHQRVLYDIVADVGEIEPGDLYDEYERRVTDPKTNRTLRNYLTKMVHYDLIEAVGERRGRTYRIIDDDAVDRE; the protein is encoded by the coding sequence GTGATCGTCGACGACCGGGTCCTGCGCGAGGATTTCGTGCCCAGCGAGGTGGTCCACCGCCACGACGAGGTGAACCTCCTCTCCGAGTCCCTCGAGCCGCTGCTGTACGGCCGACGGGCGGATCCGGCCTTCTGCTTTGGACCCACGGGCGTCGGAAAGACCTGCATCGCCCGCTACACGCTCGCTCAGCTCCGCGAACAGGAGCCCGCGGTCGAGGTCGCCTACGTCAACTGCTGGCAGGAGTACACCCGATTCCGAGTGCTCTACAGCGTTCTCGAGGCGGTCGGGCGGACGTTCGACATCCATCGATCGACGCCGAAGGACGAACTGTTCGGCCGACTGCGCGAGACGGACGACCGCCCAATCGTCGTCATTCTGGACGAGGTCGACCAGTTGGAGGAGACCGCAGCGCTGTACGATCTCCACCGACTGAGTCACGTCTCGCTCGTCTTGATCGCCAACCGCGAGGAAGAGTTGTTCGCGAGCTTCGACGATCGGGTGCGGTCGCGGCTCCGTGCTGGAACCCGCGTTCGGTTCGATCGCTACGGCACCGAGGAACTCACGGCCATCCTCGCGGAACGGGCGGACAAGGCCCTCGAGCCAGGCTGTGTCAGCGACGAGCAGTTGCGAACGATCGCCGACGCCGCGTCTGGGGATGCCAGGGTCGGGATCGGGATCCTGCGATCGGCGGCCCGGCGAGCGAGCCAGCAGGGCCAGGAGTGCGTGACCGACGACGTGCTCGAGGCGGCGATTCCGGACGCGCGAACGGCGATCCGACGCAAAACCGTCGAGGGGCTGATCGAACACCAGCGGGTGCTGTACGATATCGTCGCGGACGTCGGCGAGATCGAACCCGGCGACCTCTACGACGAGTACGAGCGGCGGGTCACCGACCCGAAGACGAACCGCACGCTGCGCAACTACCTGACGAAGATGGTCCATTACGACCTGATCGAGGCCGTCGGCGAACGCCGCGGGCGGACCTACCGAATTATCGACGACGACGCGGTCGACCGCGAATAG
- a CDS encoding RPA12/RPB9/RPC11 RNA polymerase family protein, with the protein MQFCDECGSMMHTEGDTWVCRSCEHEEPRESQSEAAMATREGQRDDGAPAVADATQGPTETMQEPCPADDCDSDRAYYEMMPKPGGSYEVRLLTCVECDHKWRES; encoded by the coding sequence ATGCAATTCTGCGACGAGTGTGGTTCGATGATGCACACGGAGGGCGACACGTGGGTGTGTCGCTCTTGTGAGCACGAGGAGCCGCGGGAATCGCAATCGGAAGCGGCGATGGCGACCCGGGAGGGGCAGCGGGACGACGGGGCACCCGCCGTGGCTGACGCAACCCAAGGCCCCACTGAGACGATGCAAGAGCCCTGTCCAGCGGACGACTGCGACAGCGACCGAGCCTACTACGAAATGATGCCGAAGCCGGGCGGTTCCTACGAGGTTCGGCTGTTAACCTGCGTCGAGTGTGACCACAAGTGGCGCGAGTCCTGA
- a CDS encoding helix-turn-helix domain-containing protein has protein sequence MYKAVFRIESDSPYASSTAGTDTGIELWCNDHCDLLHITGECQEDVVEHVRSEVGVREQIENESDRTVITEACLKHYADDAIEPHLAANDCLLFPPLRYAEGSKIVRVLALDAANLTGFYSDVSAAHSVVVESKQELSTIKSETPVLSVNAVLPPLSDRQREVFLLAHERGYYEIPRGTTTSELADAVGIGRRTAEHHLRRAEAKLADAFAAYL, from the coding sequence ATGTATAAGGCCGTGTTCCGCATCGAGAGCGACAGTCCGTATGCGAGTTCGACTGCCGGAACCGATACCGGCATCGAACTCTGGTGTAACGACCACTGCGATCTGCTCCATATCACCGGTGAGTGCCAGGAAGACGTGGTAGAGCACGTTCGTTCCGAAGTCGGCGTCCGCGAGCAGATCGAAAACGAGAGTGATCGAACCGTCATCACGGAGGCCTGTCTCAAACACTACGCGGACGACGCGATCGAGCCGCACCTCGCGGCCAACGACTGTCTGCTCTTCCCCCCGCTTCGATACGCGGAGGGCTCCAAGATCGTTCGCGTTCTCGCACTCGACGCAGCGAATCTGACTGGGTTCTACAGCGACGTTTCGGCCGCCCACAGCGTCGTCGTCGAGTCGAAACAGGAACTGTCCACGATCAAATCCGAGACGCCGGTGCTTTCGGTCAACGCCGTCTTACCGCCCCTTTCCGACCGGCAACGAGAGGTGTTCTTGCTCGCACACGAGCGTGGCTACTACGAAATCCCGCGGGGAACGACGACCAGCGAACTCGCAGACGCGGTCGGCATCGGCCGCCGGACGGCGGAACACCACCTGCGACGCGCCGAAGCGAAACTCGCCGACGCGTTCGCTGCGTATTTGTAG